Proteins from one Pseudomonadota bacterium genomic window:
- a CDS encoding Na/Pi symporter, producing MRVLFLLVLLYLFLFSIDLLGSSFKMLGKDIAEGLISATTNPFAGLMIGILTTAIVQSSSLTTSLIVALVSAGGLTVNCAVPIVMGANIGTTITCAIVSLGHIRRNDEFERAYAGANMHDVFNVLSVAILLPLEMATGFLGKAARSLSAFFYGSRGVGFESPLKVVIHPAVKWLQGMIGDLFSCSERANGVFSVVVALVLVFVSLSFIVKLMRRATSSKAEHWIQRVFSANPYIVLAIGTAFTALVQSSSITTSMMVPLVGAGLITLAQAFPLTVGANLGTTVTALLATLAGNQDGLTIAFVHLLFNICGTAIFFVPPFMRRIPISISTFLSHYFVTHKKLVFVYILTMFFLIPFIGMILSEML from the coding sequence GTGCGAGTTCTTTTCTTACTCGTTCTTCTCTATTTATTCCTCTTTTCGATCGATTTGCTCGGCAGCTCGTTCAAGATGCTGGGCAAGGATATCGCCGAGGGGCTGATCTCCGCCACGACAAACCCCTTCGCAGGGCTCATGATCGGAATTCTGACCACGGCCATCGTGCAGAGCTCATCCCTCACGACCTCGCTGATCGTGGCCCTGGTCTCGGCAGGGGGGCTCACCGTCAACTGCGCGGTTCCGATAGTGATGGGCGCGAACATAGGCACGACGATAACCTGCGCCATAGTTTCGCTCGGGCATATAAGGCGCAACGACGAGTTCGAGAGGGCCTACGCGGGTGCCAACATGCACGACGTATTCAACGTGCTCTCGGTGGCGATCCTCCTTCCCCTTGAAATGGCGACCGGGTTTCTCGGCAAGGCTGCCCGCTCTCTGTCCGCCTTCTTCTACGGTTCACGCGGGGTCGGCTTCGAGAGCCCGCTCAAGGTCGTAATCCATCCGGCGGTGAAATGGCTCCAGGGAATGATCGGGGATTTATTCTCATGTTCCGAGAGGGCCAACGGCGTGTTCAGCGTGGTCGTTGCGCTCGTCCTTGTGTTCGTTTCCCTCAGTTTCATTGTGAAGCTCATGCGCCGCGCGACCAGCTCCAAAGCCGAGCACTGGATACAGAGGGTATTCTCGGCCAATCCCTACATCGTCCTGGCCATAGGCACGGCCTTCACCGCGCTTGTTCAGTCCAGCTCCATAACCACGTCCATGATGGTGCCCCTGGTGGGTGCGGGGCTGATAACGCTCGCCCAGGCGTTTCCGCTCACGGTGGGCGCCAACCTGGGCACCACGGTGACTGCGCTGCTGGCTACTCTGGCCGGCAACCAGGACGGCCTCACCATAGCGTTCGTGCACCTTCTGTTCAATATCTGCGGCACCGCCATCTTCTTCGTGCCCCCTTTCATGCGCAGGATCCCGATTTCGATATCGACTTTTCTGTCGCACTATTTTGTCACGCACAAGAAGCTGGTCTTCGTCTATATATTAACGATGTTTTTCTTGATACCGTTTATCGGCATGATCTTGAGCGAGATGCTCTGA
- a CDS encoding tetratricopeptide repeat protein, producing MSDIKFTLAEDPKAKKIYDRLIKDGVSKSDIDDGYFDLSVIDRGGGQKPELVGRGDGEIAPQEVYEYVLRRHSKYKNLLSEHTGIYHPYALHAPSKRSAAQAKVHDRIRELVRRAEALIEKAGMSRGDARYFDAMYAVLSMALLTSSRPLEPGMRDLLSQADILEGADEIRKMASGIIHGFGECERRPLPLHEHIDKNCAADEYSGLSLFLLAMHEAGFKPAAALCKVRGQANPLISLGSIDPSGRVSMPFLGDVEWAVTSERISLGIIYMLGGMNALGLDVEGAGRWAVKAKRLIPEWASTNRLVGAWHMQRKDHDFPRAYEYYRRAHGIAPGDPSTMFYMATALAGMKRFDEAIPLFRKVVESNVPLEMRGNALGNLGKSLYELGKYDDALEVFKEAIEIDPEEPSYRRIMGDTLWTLGRRGEGLAQIEEAARLRPDDISLRYDAFFMLVEMGRRSDSFAVADEAWNADPENPFSLVMRAFISLHEKRCGEALELIQRAISRGVRNSRELMVEGLAYLFLEDFANAAASFERSLSIDPQSDSIRTFFAVALANNMETERALGEAIKVDPSLLNAEMTSMYRALRAHLAAREGKNDEALNWLKELSKADRENPANMSIEYTLLSARRDERGVKRIVSRMEALAKKDAAFYSILAFHFNEVRQFKKAAAACRRGLGADAEDDFLKWQLAAALLNLKNFGEARRLAAELKISCEDRKIKAYAHLIYAKATMDSGDFEGSIEDFEAAVALAIPEPFPYGVLSDHYLQGGDLAAAEEVLEKALELTRGDVGIYINFGVLSHKRGDHGRAIEFFDRAISMRPDMTELYQARAVSKLLLSDYEGALEDYGRVGKKLWDNGDYASQYSYLLMSKGDSEGALKYARRALKLVPSNDLARLAIFHTLLKRDIAQAEAFLNANRDSFKEREDLAISEAFIAAKREDAKLLLKHAQAAIEANGRSVLGHNFLGVAKHRLGDSVGAKEAFRKALEIMPDYEPARDNLTVMTWREGENVPVGPEVPTGLPDWSDYNFEDNCWTRWLGKDRAFWEIRPMPVMPDFRTEVPQINERMFHAVDSNVMQQEFMRRFSLW from the coding sequence GTGTCCGACATAAAGTTCACCCTTGCGGAAGATCCCAAAGCGAAAAAGATTTATGACCGGCTCATAAAGGACGGTGTAAGCAAATCCGACATCGATGACGGCTACTTCGACCTGTCGGTCATCGATCGAGGCGGCGGCCAGAAGCCGGAGCTCGTGGGCAGGGGCGACGGGGAGATCGCCCCTCAGGAGGTGTACGAGTATGTCCTTCGGCGCCACAGCAAATACAAGAATCTGCTGTCCGAGCACACCGGCATCTACCACCCGTACGCGCTTCATGCGCCGTCCAAAAGGAGCGCGGCGCAGGCAAAGGTCCACGACAGGATCAGGGAACTCGTCAGGCGCGCCGAGGCTCTCATAGAGAAGGCGGGCATGTCGCGCGGCGACGCACGCTATTTCGACGCGATGTACGCGGTGCTCTCCATGGCCCTGCTCACCTCATCGCGCCCCCTGGAGCCGGGGATGAGGGATCTCCTGTCTCAGGCCGACATCCTCGAGGGAGCGGACGAGATCAGAAAAATGGCCAGCGGCATCATCCATGGCTTTGGCGAATGCGAAAGACGGCCCCTGCCGCTCCACGAGCATATAGATAAGAATTGCGCGGCCGACGAATACAGCGGCTTGAGCCTCTTTCTGCTCGCGATGCATGAGGCGGGATTCAAGCCCGCAGCGGCTCTGTGCAAGGTCAGGGGGCAGGCCAACCCCCTCATCTCCCTGGGCAGCATCGATCCCAGCGGCAGGGTCAGCATGCCGTTTCTCGGCGACGTTGAGTGGGCGGTGACATCGGAGCGCATCTCCCTGGGCATCATCTACATGCTCGGGGGCATGAACGCCCTGGGCCTCGATGTGGAGGGAGCCGGCCGGTGGGCCGTCAAGGCAAAGCGGCTCATCCCCGAATGGGCATCTACGAACAGGCTCGTGGGCGCCTGGCACATGCAGCGAAAGGACCATGATTTCCCCCGGGCGTACGAATATTACAGGCGCGCGCACGGGATCGCCCCCGGCGATCCTTCCACCATGTTTTACATGGCCACGGCCCTGGCCGGGATGAAGAGATTCGACGAGGCGATTCCGCTGTTTCGGAAAGTCGTCGAATCGAATGTGCCGCTCGAAATGAGGGGGAACGCGCTGGGCAATCTCGGTAAATCTCTCTACGAGCTGGGGAAGTACGACGACGCTCTCGAGGTCTTTAAGGAGGCCATCGAGATCGACCCGGAAGAGCCTTCCTATCGCAGGATCATGGGGGATACGCTTTGGACCCTGGGAAGGCGCGGGGAGGGGCTCGCGCAGATCGAGGAGGCTGCGCGCCTTCGTCCTGATGACATCTCTCTGCGCTACGATGCCTTCTTCATGCTTGTTGAAATGGGCAGGAGGTCTGATTCTTTTGCGGTCGCCGATGAGGCTTGGAATGCGGATCCGGAGAACCCCTTCTCCCTGGTGATGAGAGCCTTCATTTCGCTGCACGAGAAGAGATGCGGAGAGGCGCTCGAGCTGATCCAGAGAGCGATCTCGCGTGGCGTTCGCAACTCAAGGGAGCTGATGGTCGAGGGGCTCGCATATCTGTTTTTGGAAGACTTTGCAAATGCGGCGGCGAGCTTTGAAAGATCGCTTTCGATTGATCCGCAGAGCGATTCAATCCGCACCTTTTTTGCGGTCGCCCTGGCCAACAACATGGAGACCGAACGCGCCCTCGGGGAGGCGATTAAGGTCGATCCGTCCCTCTTGAACGCCGAGATGACGTCAATGTATCGCGCCCTTCGCGCTCATCTGGCGGCCCGTGAGGGGAAAAACGACGAGGCCCTGAACTGGCTGAAAGAGTTGTCGAAGGCCGACAGGGAAAACCCCGCCAACATGAGTATTGAGTACACGCTGCTGTCCGCAAGGCGTGACGAGAGGGGAGTCAAAAGGATAGTCTCGAGGATGGAGGCGCTGGCGAAAAAGGACGCGGCGTTCTATTCCATATTGGCGTTTCATTTCAACGAGGTGCGGCAATTCAAAAAGGCCGCCGCAGCATGCCGGCGCGGGCTGGGGGCAGACGCTGAAGACGATTTTCTCAAATGGCAGCTCGCCGCCGCCCTCCTCAATCTGAAGAATTTCGGGGAGGCCAGGCGCCTTGCGGCGGAGCTCAAGATTTCGTGCGAGGACCGGAAGATAAAGGCCTATGCGCATCTGATATATGCCAAGGCCACGATGGACTCGGGCGATTTTGAAGGCTCGATCGAGGACTTCGAGGCCGCCGTCGCCCTCGCCATTCCGGAGCCATTCCCATACGGCGTCCTGTCCGATCACTATCTGCAGGGCGGAGATCTTGCTGCTGCCGAGGAGGTGCTTGAGAAGGCCCTTGAACTTACTCGGGGCGATGTGGGGATTTATATCAATTTCGGAGTCCTCAGTCACAAAAGGGGGGACCATGGCAGGGCGATCGAGTTCTTCGACAGGGCCATCTCCATGCGGCCCGACATGACCGAACTCTACCAGGCGAGGGCGGTGTCTAAACTTCTGCTCTCCGATTATGAGGGTGCGCTGGAGGACTATGGCAGGGTGGGGAAAAAGCTCTGGGACAACGGGGATTATGCCTCTCAGTATTCCTATCTTCTCATGAGCAAGGGCGATTCGGAGGGGGCGTTGAAATACGCCAGGAGGGCGCTCAAGCTCGTGCCCTCGAACGATCTGGCGAGGCTTGCCATATTTCACACGCTCCTCAAGCGGGACATCGCCCAGGCGGAGGCGTTTCTGAATGCCAACAGGGACTCGTTCAAGGAGAGGGAGGATCTGGCCATCTCGGAGGCCTTCATTGCCGCAAAGAGGGAGGATGCCAAATTGCTCCTGAAGCACGCACAGGCGGCCATCGAGGCAAATGGGAGATCGGTGCTGGGCCACAATTTTCTGGGAGTTGCAAAGCACCGGCTGGGCGACAGCGTGGGGGCGAAGGAGGCCTTTCGCAAAGCCCTCGAAATCATGCCTGACTACGAGCCCGCCAGAGACAATCTGACGGTCATGACCTGGCGAGAGGGTGAAAATGTGCCTGTCGGCCCGGAGGTCCCCACCGGGCTTCCCGACTGGTCCGACTATAATTTCGAGGATAATTGCTGGACAAGGTGGCTTGGCAAGGACCGCGCGTTCTGGGAGATCAGGCCGATGCCTGTGATGCCTGATTTCCGGACTGAGGTTCCGCAGATCAACGAGAGGATGTTTCATGCCGTGGATTCAAACGTCATGCAGCAGGAGTTCATGAGGAGGTTTTCATTGTGGTGA
- a CDS encoding deoxynucleoside kinase: protein MAARYIAVAGNMGSGKSSLVKFLCEHFGLKPFFEPNDQNPFLPLFFRDMKRWAFHSQMHFLTHKFRIHRELDSYPGTVVQDRTIYEDAEIFEANLFRQGSLTREEHRTYRDLYEAMLGVINPPDLLIYLECPLPVLKKRIAGRGRTMERGVPDGYLRRLERCYRRWLARYDRSPILVISSAEKNYLEDFIDRQGLLEEVGRHL, encoded by the coding sequence ATGGCTGCCAGATATATAGCGGTCGCAGGCAACATGGGCTCAGGAAAGTCGAGCCTCGTGAAGTTCCTCTGCGAGCACTTCGGGCTCAAGCCGTTCTTCGAGCCAAACGACCAAAACCCCTTTTTGCCGCTCTTCTTCAGGGACATGAAGCGCTGGGCCTTCCATTCGCAGATGCACTTCCTCACGCATAAGTTCAGGATCCACCGCGAGCTTGATTCATATCCGGGCACGGTCGTGCAGGACCGGACGATCTACGAGGACGCCGAGATATTCGAGGCGAACCTATTCCGCCAGGGCTCACTCACCAGAGAGGAGCACCGCACCTACCGCGACCTCTACGAGGCGATGCTTGGCGTGATCAACCCCCCGGACCTTCTCATCTATCTGGAGTGCCCGCTGCCCGTGCTCAAGAAGCGCATCGCAGGCCGCGGCCGCACGATGGAGCGGGGGGTTCCGGACGGTTACCTCAGGCGCCTGGAGCGCTGCTACCGCCGCTGGCTGGCGAGATACGACCGCTCGCCGATCCTCGTGATCTCCAGCGCCGAGAAGAACTACCTGGAGGACTTCATAGACCGCCAGGGGCTTCTGGAGGAGGTTGGGAGGCATCTTTAG